Proteins co-encoded in one Apis cerana isolate GH-2021 unplaced genomic scaffold, AcerK_1.0 Chr0_AcerK, whole genome shotgun sequence genomic window:
- the LOC133667612 gene encoding uncharacterized protein LOC133667612: MARKSLIQREKKRQKLEQKYHLIRRSSKKEISQVPSLSDKWEIYGKLQSPPRNSAPTRLHRRCFSTGRPRANYRDFGLSGHILREMVHACLVPGATRSSW, encoded by the coding sequence ATGGCAAGGAAAAGTTTGATTCAGAGGGAAAAGAAGAGGCAAAAATTGGAACAGAAATATCATTTGATTCGTCGAtcctcaaaaaaagaaataagtcaAGTTCCATCGTTGAGTGACAAATGGGAAATTTATGGAAAGTTACAATCCCCACCACGGAATAGTGCACCTACACGCCTGCATCGCCGTTGTTTTTCGACCGGAAGACCGAGAGCTAACTATCGAGACTTTGGACTATCCGGACACATACTTCGGGAAATGGTTCATGCATGTTTGGTGCCAGGAGCAACAAGATCGAGTTGGTAA
- the LOC133667616 gene encoding LOW QUALITY PROTEIN: uncharacterized protein LOC133667616 (The sequence of the model RefSeq protein was modified relative to this genomic sequence to represent the inferred CDS: inserted 5 bases in 4 codons) has product MALRFPRFSQGLAQDPTTRRIWFGIATAHDFESHDDITEERLYQNIFASHFGQLAIIFLWTSGNLFHVAWQGNFESWVQDPLHVRPIAHAIWDPHFGQPAVEAFTRGGALGPVNIAYSGVYQWWYTIGLRTNEDLYTGALFLLFLSAISLIAGWLHLQPKWKPSVSWFKNAESRLNHHLSGLFGVSSLAWTGHLVHVAIPGSRGEYVRWNNFLDVLPHPQGLGPLFTGQWNLYAQNPDSSSHLFGTSQGAGTAILTLLXGFHPQTQSLWLTDIAHHHLAIAFVFLVAGHMYRTNFGIGHSIKDLLDAHIPPGGRLGRGHKGLYDTINNSLHFQLGLALASLGVITSLVAQHMYSLPAYAFIAQDFTTQAALYTHHQYIAGFIMTGAFAHGAIFXIRDYNPEQNEDNVLARMLDHKEAIISHLSWASLFLGFHTLGLYVHNDVMLAFGTPEKQILIEPIFAQWIQSAHGKTSYGFDVLLSSTSGPAFNAGRSIWLPGWLNAVNENTNSLFLTIGPGDFXVHHAIALGLHTTTLILVKGALDARGSKLMPDKKDFGYSFPCDGPGRGGTCDISAWDAFYLAXFWMLNTIGWVTFYWHWKHITLWQGNVSQFNESSTYLMGWLRDYLWLNSSQLINGYNPFGMNSLSVWAWMFLFGHLVWATGFMFLISWRGYWQELIETLAWAHERTPLANLIRWRDKPVALSIVQARLVGLAHFSVGYIFTYAAFLIASTSGKFG; this is encoded by the exons ATGGCATTAAGATTTCCAAGGTTTAGCCAAGGGTTAGCTCAGGACCCCACTACTCGTCGTATTTGGTTTGGTATTGCTACCGCACATGACTTCGAAAGTCATGATGATATTACTGAGGAACGTCtttatcagaatatttttGCTTCCCACTTCGGTCAAttagcaataatttttctgtgGACTTCCGGAAATCTGTTTCATGTAGCTTGGCAaggaaattttgaatcatGGGTACAGGACCCTTTACACGTAAGACCTATTGCTCATGCAATTTGGGATCCTCATTTTGGTCAACCGGCCGTGGAGGCTTTTACTCGAGGGGGTGCTCTCGGCCCAGTGAATATCGCTTATTCTGGTGTTTATCAGTGGTGGTATACAATCGGTTTACGCACTAATGAAGATCTTTATACCGGAgctctttttctattatttctttctgccATATCCTTAATAGCAGGTTGGCTGCACTTACAACCGAAATGGAAACCGAGCGTTTCGTGGTTCAAAAACGCCGAATCTCGTTTGAATCATCATTTGTCAGGACTCTTCGGTGTAAGTTCCTTGGCTTGGACAGGGCATTTAGTACATGTCGCTATTCCTGGATCCAGAGGGGAGTACGTTCGATGGAATAATTTCTTAGATGTATTACCGCATCCCCAAGGGTTAGGCCCACTTTTTACAGGTCAGTGGAATCTTTATGCTCAAAACCCCGATTCGAGTAGTCATTTATTTGGGACCTCCCAAGGAGCAGGAACTGCCATTCTAACCCTTCT GGGATTCCATCCACAAACACAAAGTTTGTGGCTTACTGATATTGCTCATCATCATTTAGCTATTGCATTTGTTTTTCTTGTTGCTGGTCATATGTATAGAACTAATTTCGGGATTGGACACAGTATCAAGGATCTTTTAGATGCACATATTCCTCCAGGAGGACGGTTGGGGCGTGGGCATAAGGGTCTTTATGATACAATCAACAATTCGCTTCATTTTCAATTAGGCCTTGCTCTAGCTTCTTTAGGGGTTATTACCTCCTTGGTAGCTCAACACATGTATTCTTTACCTGCTTATGCATTCATAGCACAAGACTTTACTACTCAAGCTGCATTATATACCCATCACCAATATATCGCAGGATTCATCATGACAGGAGCTTTTGCTCATGGAgctatat tcattagaGATTACAACCCGGAGCAAAACGAAGATAATGTATTGGCAAGAATGTTAGACCATAAGGAAGCTATCATATCTCATTTAAGTTGGGCCAGTCTCTTTTTGGGATTCCATACCTTGGGACTTTATGTTCATAATGATGTCATGCTTGCTTTTGGTACTCCGGAAAAGCAAATTTTGATCGAACCCATATTTGCTCAATGGATACAATCGGCTCATGGGAAAACTTCATATGGGTTCGATGTACTTTTATCTTCAACGAGCGGCCCGGCATTCAATGCGGGTCGAAGCATCTGGTTGCCGGGTTGGTTAAATGCTGTTAATGAGAATACTAATTCATTATTCTTAACAATAGGGCCTGGAGACT TGGTCCATCATGCTATTGCTCTGGGTTTACATACAACTACATTGATCTTAGTAAAAGGTGCTTTAGATGCACGCGGTTCCAAGTTAATGCCAGATAAAAAGGATTTCGGTTATAGTTTTCCATGCGACGGCCCTGGGCGAGGAGGTACTTGTGATATTTCGGCATGGGACGCATTTTATTTAG GTTTTTGGATGTTAAATACTATTGGATGGGTTACTTTTTATTGGCATTGGAAGCATATCACATTATGGCAGGGTAATGTTTCACAGTTTAATGAATCTTCCACTTATTTGATGGGCTGGCTAAGAGATTATTTATGGTTAAACTCTTCACAACTTATTAATGGATATAACCCTTTTGGTATGAATAGTTTATCGGTCTGGGCATGGATGTTCTTATTTGGACATCTTGTTTGGGCTACTGGATTTATGTTCTTAATCTCCTGGCGGGGATATTGGCAAGAATTGATTGAAACTTTAGCATGGGCTCATGAACGCACACCTTTGGCCAATTTAATTCGATGGAGAGATAAACCTGTGGCTCTTTCTATTGTGCAAGCAAGATTGGTTGGATTAGCCCATTTTTCTGTAGGTTATATATTCACCTATGCAGCTTTCTTGATTGCCTCTACGTCGGGAAAATTTGGCTAA